One part of the Cetobacterium somerae ATCC BAA-474 genome encodes these proteins:
- the dapF gene encoding diaminopimelate epimerase, with amino-acid sequence MKFNKMQGAGNDFLLFNGVKNKYENYSKMAKKLCDRRYGVGGDGIMIAEESQKADIKMVYYNSDGSKGEMCGNGIRCFSKFIYEEEIIKKSEITIETGDGIKTAYLTIDDKNKVQSIMISMGKARLNSKEIPVLIEKNKVINEKISIDGEDIIFSAVLIGVPHAVIIREDLESIDVNTLGAKIEKDKLFPKNINVNFIQILDKCRIKIKTWERGAGRTLACGTGSCSGVYISNLLGLVEDEVVVETEGGVLKIKLQGDEVFMIGTAETTFKGEIVWE; translated from the coding sequence TTGAAATTTAATAAAATGCAAGGAGCTGGTAATGATTTTTTACTTTTTAATGGAGTAAAAAATAAATATGAAAATTATTCAAAGATGGCCAAAAAACTTTGTGATAGACGTTATGGAGTTGGAGGAGATGGTATAATGATTGCGGAGGAGAGTCAAAAAGCTGATATAAAAATGGTTTATTATAATTCAGATGGCTCAAAAGGTGAGATGTGTGGAAACGGAATTAGATGTTTCTCAAAATTTATTTATGAAGAGGAAATCATAAAAAAAAGCGAAATAACAATAGAGACAGGTGATGGAATAAAAACAGCTTATTTAACTATAGATGATAAAAATAAAGTGCAATCAATAATGATATCTATGGGTAAAGCAAGATTAAATTCTAAAGAGATTCCAGTATTAATAGAAAAAAATAAAGTTATAAATGAAAAAATAAGTATTGATGGTGAAGATATAATTTTTTCAGCTGTATTAATTGGAGTTCCACATGCAGTAATAATAAGAGAAGATTTGGAGAGTATTGATGTAAATACTTTGGGAGCAAAGATTGAAAAAGATAAATTATTTCCTAAAAATATAAATGTAAATTTTATTCAAATTTTAGATAAATGTAGAATAAAAATAAAAACATGGGAAAGAGGAGCTGGAAGAACACTAGCTTGTGGAACAGGATCATGTTCAGGAGTTTATATTTCTAATTTATTAGGATTAGTCGAAGATGAAGTAGTTGTAGAAACAGAGGGTGGAGTATTAAAAATTAAATTACAAGGGGATGAGGTATTTATGATAGGAACAGCAGAAACCACATTTAAAGGAGAGATAGTATGGGAATAG
- a CDS encoding hemolysin family protein — protein sequence MGIAEKLMFILFLILISAFFSMAEISLAGARKIKLQLLVDEGNENAKKVIDLQSNPGNFFTTVQIGLNIVAILAGIIGDGILSPIINKYIGNPTIAFLISFIFVTGCFIEFADLIPKRLAMVYPEKIALTLVNPMTLTIKILTPIVFIFSGVANLVFKVFNTPNSRDELITHDDIFALVDAGAEAGVVHTKEHHLIENVFELEQRWVSSAMTTRDEIVYFTLEETEESIKQKIAEYPHSKFLVCESDIDSIYGYVGSKDILPRILKGESSGLQNIKEITNRNILIIPNTLTLSEMLDRFNEAREDFAVILNEYAHVVGVITLNDVVSTLMGDVVYPMQEEYIIKRGDGSWLIDGVTATEDVKKVLEIEAFPEEDSYETIAGFMMYMLKSIPKKGAHIEFDGYSFEVVDVDNFKIDQLLVIKEEKKSEDDLENNENE from the coding sequence ATGGGAATAGCAGAAAAATTAATGTTTATTCTTTTTTTAATTTTGATAAGTGCATTTTTCTCTATGGCAGAGATATCTTTGGCAGGAGCAAGAAAAATTAAATTACAATTATTAGTGGATGAAGGTAATGAAAATGCAAAAAAAGTTATTGATCTTCAAAGTAATCCAGGAAACTTTTTTACAACTGTACAAATAGGATTAAATATAGTAGCTATATTAGCTGGTATAATTGGAGATGGAATATTATCACCAATAATAAATAAATATATAGGAAATCCAACAATAGCATTTTTGATATCATTTATATTTGTAACAGGTTGTTTTATAGAATTTGCAGATTTAATACCAAAAAGATTGGCAATGGTTTATCCAGAAAAAATAGCACTTACTTTAGTAAATCCAATGACTTTAACAATAAAGATTTTAACACCAATTGTATTTATATTTAGTGGTGTGGCTAATTTAGTTTTTAAAGTGTTTAATACACCAAACTCAAGAGATGAACTAATAACTCATGATGATATTTTTGCGTTAGTAGATGCGGGAGCAGAAGCAGGAGTAGTGCATACAAAAGAGCACCATCTAATTGAAAATGTATTTGAACTTGAGCAAAGATGGGTATCATCAGCAATGACAACGAGAGATGAAATAGTATATTTTACTTTAGAAGAGACAGAAGAAAGTATAAAACAAAAAATAGCAGAGTACCCACATTCTAAATTCTTAGTTTGTGAGAGTGATATAGATTCTATATATGGATATGTTGGTTCAAAAGATATCTTACCTAGAATTTTAAAAGGAGAATCTAGTGGACTTCAAAATATAAAAGAGATAACAAATAGAAATATTTTGATTATTCCTAATACACTTACTCTTTCAGAGATGCTAGATAGATTTAATGAAGCTAGAGAGGACTTTGCTGTAATATTAAATGAGTATGCTCATGTTGTAGGAGTTATAACTTTAAATGATGTTGTTTCGACTTTAATGGGAGACGTAGTTTACCCAATGCAAGAGGAATATATAATAAAAAGAGGAGATGGCTCTTGGCTAATAGATGGGGTTACAGCTACTGAGGATGTAAAAAAAGTTCTAGAAATAGAAGCGTTTCCAGAAGAGGATAGCTATGAAACAATAGCTGGCTTTATGATGTATATGTTGAAAAGTATACCTAAAAAAGGTGCCCACATAGAGTTTGATGGTTATAGTTTTGAAGTGGTAGATGTAGATAACTTTAAAATAGACCAACTTTTAGTTATAAAAGAGGAAAAGAAATCAGAGGATGATTTAGAAAATAATGAGAATGAATAA
- a CDS encoding NAD(P)-dependent malic enzyme: MSTVFEKSLKLHETHSGKIEVVSKVAVTNKEELSLAYSPGVAAPCLAIKENVENVYKYTSKGNMVAVVTDGSAVLGLGNIGPEAALPVMEGKAILFKQFADVDAFPICLDTQDTEEIIKAVKLIAPGFGGINLEDISAPRCVEIETRLKNELDIPVFHDDQHGTAIVVVAALINSFKLVNKSFESAKFVVSGAGAAGSSIIKLLIKMGAKDIVVNDIDGIINRDDKANYNFLKSEIADITNPENIKGGLKEAVIGRDVFIGVSAANILSVDMVKTMNKDAIVFAMANPNPEIMPEDAIAGGAKIVGTGRSDYPNQVNNVLAFPGIFRGALDAKAKKITEEMKIAAAVGIAKLIQDDEITPEYVIPNAFDPRVATVVAEEVKRIAKEQNITR, translated from the coding sequence ATGTCTACAGTTTTTGAAAAATCTTTAAAGCTACACGAGACTCATTCAGGAAAAATTGAAGTTGTGTCAAAAGTTGCTGTTACAAATAAAGAGGAACTAAGTTTAGCTTATTCTCCTGGAGTTGCTGCTCCTTGTTTAGCAATAAAAGAAAATGTTGAAAATGTATATAAATACACATCTAAAGGAAATATGGTTGCTGTTGTTACTGACGGTTCTGCTGTACTAGGTTTAGGAAACATTGGTCCTGAAGCTGCTCTCCCTGTTATGGAAGGAAAAGCTATTCTTTTTAAACAATTTGCAGATGTTGACGCTTTTCCTATCTGCTTAGATACACAAGATACTGAAGAGATTATTAAAGCTGTTAAATTAATCGCACCTGGATTTGGGGGTATAAATTTAGAAGATATTTCTGCTCCTAGATGTGTCGAAATTGAAACAAGATTAAAAAATGAACTTGATATTCCTGTTTTCCATGATGATCAACATGGAACAGCTATTGTTGTTGTAGCTGCTCTTATCAACTCATTTAAATTAGTTAATAAATCTTTTGAATCTGCTAAATTTGTTGTTAGTGGAGCAGGTGCTGCTGGTAGTTCAATTATCAAACTTCTTATTAAAATGGGTGCAAAAGACATTGTTGTTAATGATATTGATGGTATTATAAACAGAGACGATAAAGCTAACTACAATTTCTTAAAATCAGAAATAGCTGATATTACAAATCCTGAAAATATTAAAGGTGGACTTAAAGAAGCTGTTATTGGAAGAGATGTTTTCATAGGAGTTTCTGCTGCTAATATTTTATCAGTTGATATGGTTAAAACTATGAATAAAGATGCTATTGTTTTTGCTATGGCTAACCCTAATCCTGAAATTATGCCTGAAGATGCTATTGCAGGAGGAGCAAAAATTGTAGGTACTGGTAGATCTGACTACCCTAATCAAGTTAATAATGTTTTAGCTTTCCCAGGAATATTTAGAGGAGCTCTTGATGCTAAAGCTAAAAAAATAACTGAAGAGATGAAAATTGCTGCAGCTGTTGGAATTGCTAAATTAATTCAGGACGATGAAATAACACCAGAATATGTTATCCCAAATGCTTTTGATCCAAGAGTAGCTACTGTTGTTGCTGAAGAGGTTAAAAGAATTGCTAAAGAACAAAATATAACAAGATAG
- a CDS encoding Fe-S-containing hydro-lyase, translating into MIKLTTPLRDEDIKKLKSGDAVSITGVIYTARDAAHARLVKLLEEGKELPFDVKGQIIYYAGPTPAKPGQPIGSCGPTTSYRMDSYSSAILDQGLKGMIGKGARDQKVKDSIVKNGAIYFAAVGGAAALIAKSVKSSEIIAYEDLGAEAIRRLEVVDFPAIVINDCEGNDLYEIARNSSK; encoded by the coding sequence ATGATAAAATTAACTACTCCGTTAAGAGATGAAGATATAAAAAAATTAAAATCTGGTGATGCTGTTTCTATAACTGGTGTTATTTATACTGCTAGAGATGCTGCACATGCTAGATTAGTTAAACTTTTAGAAGAAGGTAAAGAACTACCTTTTGATGTAAAAGGACAAATTATCTATTATGCTGGACCTACTCCTGCTAAACCTGGGCAACCTATTGGAAGCTGTGGACCTACTACTAGTTATAGAATGGATTCATACTCTTCTGCTATTTTAGATCAAGGTTTAAAAGGAATGATTGGAAAAGGTGCAAGAGATCAAAAAGTTAAAGATTCTATTGTTAAAAATGGAGCTATATATTTTGCAGCTGTTGGTGGAGCCGCTGCATTAATTGCTAAGTCTGTAAAAAGTAGTGAAATCATTGCTTATGAGGATTTAGGTGCTGAAGCAATTAGAAGACTTGAAGTTGTTGACTTCCCAGCAATCGTTATAAATGATTGCGAAGGAAATGACCTATATGAAATAGCTAGAAATAGCTCAAAATAA
- a CDS encoding fumarate hydratase encodes MKVLDLDLVTNEVARLCIEANYFIGSDVLNKIKECQKTETSELGKVILSQIIENDEIAAKDNVPMCQDTGLVVVFLEIGTEVKINGDIYSAVNAGVAKGYKDGYLRKSVIRHPLDRVNTQDNTPAVIHTKLVPGSDKVKIIVAPKGGGSENMSTLKMFKPADGVEGIKKFVVDSIKNAGGNPCPPIVVGVGIGGNFERCAELAKEALLREIEDVNPDPIAAALEAELLKLINDTNVGPQGLGGKTTALAVKVETQACHFASLPVAVNLNCHAARHKEVTL; translated from the coding sequence ATGAAAGTACTAGATTTAGATTTAGTTACTAATGAAGTTGCTAGACTTTGTATTGAAGCTAACTACTTTATTGGCAGTGACGTTTTAAACAAAATTAAAGAATGCCAAAAAACAGAAACTAGTGAGTTGGGGAAGGTTATTTTAAGTCAAATTATTGAGAATGACGAGATTGCTGCAAAGGATAATGTTCCTATGTGTCAAGATACTGGTCTTGTTGTTGTTTTCTTAGAAATTGGAACTGAAGTTAAAATCAATGGAGATATTTACTCTGCTGTTAATGCTGGAGTTGCCAAAGGATATAAAGATGGATATTTAAGAAAATCTGTTATTAGACATCCTCTAGATAGAGTTAATACACAGGATAATACTCCTGCTGTTATCCACACTAAACTTGTACCTGGTTCTGATAAAGTTAAAATTATTGTAGCTCCTAAAGGTGGTGGGTCTGAAAATATGAGTACATTAAAAATGTTCAAACCTGCTGATGGAGTAGAGGGTATTAAAAAGTTTGTTGTAGATAGTATTAAAAACGCCGGTGGAAACCCTTGTCCTCCTATCGTTGTTGGTGTTGGAATTGGTGGAAACTTCGAAAGATGTGCTGAGTTAGCTAAAGAAGCTCTTCTAAGAGAAATTGAAGATGTTAATCCTGATCCAATTGCTGCAGCGTTAGAAGCTGAACTTTTAAAATTAATAAATGATACTAATGTTGGTCCTCAAGGTCTTGGTGGAAAAACTACTGCTCTTGCTGTTAAAGTTGAAACTCAAGCATGTCACTTTGCATCTTTACCAGTTGCTGTTAACTTAAATTGCCATGCTGCTAGACACAAGGAGGTAACATTATGA
- a CDS encoding PTS sugar transporter subunit IIA, translating into MGLFDFFKKKKEDEWFNIYSPLNGKVIPLSEIPDDAFSQKMIGDGCGIDPTEGAICSPVAGEIDIFATNHAVSFEVPNGLELIVHFGIDTVKLNGEGFTRIAEPGSTVEVKDELIKYDLAYIKEHAKSTKTPVIIANMDQVEALEVVASGDVKIGDLLMRVKIKK; encoded by the coding sequence ATGGGATTATTTGATTTCTTTAAAAAGAAAAAAGAGGATGAATGGTTTAATATCTATTCACCATTAAACGGAAAAGTTATTCCTTTAAGCGAAATACCAGATGACGCTTTTTCTCAAAAAATGATTGGGGATGGATGTGGAATTGATCCTACTGAGGGAGCAATCTGCTCACCTGTTGCTGGTGAAATTGATATTTTCGCTACTAACCACGCTGTTAGTTTTGAAGTTCCTAACGGACTTGAGTTAATAGTTCACTTTGGAATTGACACAGTAAAATTAAATGGAGAAGGATTCACTAGAATTGCTGAACCTGGATCAACTGTAGAGGTTAAAGATGAGCTTATTAAATATGATTTAGCTTACATTAAAGAACATGCTAAATCAACAAAGACTCCTGTTATTATTGCAAACATGGACCAAGTTGAAGCACTTGAAGTAGTTGCTTCTGGAGATGTTAAAATAGGAGACCTTTTAATGAGAGTTAAAATCAAAAAGTAG
- a CDS encoding threonine aldolase family protein — MKKSFASDNYSGVHQKILEKIIEVNNGHVSAYGADEITQEAIECFKDIFGDVEVFFVFNGTGANVLALEGMKARASAVITPENAHIVQDETGAPSKITGMQLLTVPSTDGKLDLEAAKKWLTFKNNFHKPKAEIISISQTTEYGTVYTLDEIKAISNFAKENNMLLHMDGARISNAAVALGCSFKEMTGDLGVDVLSFGGTKNGLMFGEALIFFNKELAKEFSWIRKQNLQLYSKMRFMSAQFVPYIKNNIWFECAKNANDIAQYLKLELEKIEIPVTKEVLANAVFAILPKEIISELQKSFYFYIWNENIHEVRLVTSFDSTKEDVDNFIKKIKELLGK, encoded by the coding sequence ATGAAAAAATCTTTTGCTAGTGATAACTATAGTGGTGTCCATCAGAAAATTTTAGAAAAAATAATTGAAGTTAATAACGGCCATGTTTCTGCTTATGGAGCAGATGAAATCACTCAAGAAGCGATTGAATGCTTCAAAGATATATTTGGGGATGTTGAAGTGTTTTTTGTATTTAATGGTACTGGAGCTAACGTATTAGCACTAGAAGGAATGAAAGCTCGAGCATCTGCTGTTATAACTCCTGAGAATGCTCACATTGTGCAAGATGAAACTGGAGCTCCTAGCAAGATAACTGGTATGCAACTTCTTACAGTTCCAAGTACAGATGGAAAACTTGACTTAGAAGCTGCTAAAAAATGGTTAACTTTTAAAAATAACTTTCATAAACCAAAAGCTGAAATTATTTCAATCAGCCAAACTACAGAATATGGAACTGTTTATACATTAGATGAAATTAAAGCTATTTCTAATTTTGCTAAGGAAAATAATATGCTTTTACATATGGATGGAGCAAGAATTTCTAATGCTGCTGTAGCCTTAGGATGTTCTTTTAAAGAGATGACTGGAGATTTAGGAGTTGATGTTTTATCTTTTGGTGGTACTAAAAATGGATTAATGTTTGGTGAAGCTCTTATATTTTTCAATAAAGAATTAGCTAAAGAATTTTCTTGGATAAGAAAACAAAATCTTCAATTGTATTCAAAAATGAGATTTATGTCTGCTCAATTCGTTCCTTATATAAAAAACAATATTTGGTTTGAATGTGCTAAAAATGCAAATGATATTGCTCAATATTTAAAATTAGAGTTAGAAAAAATTGAAATACCCGTAACAAAAGAAGTTTTAGCTAATGCTGTTTTTGCTATTTTACCTAAAGAAATAATTTCTGAACTTCAAAAGTCTTTTTATTTCTATATATGGAATGAAAATATCCATGAAGTAAGACTTGTTACATCTTTTGACAGCACAAAAGAGGATGTTGATAATTTTATTAAAAAAATAAAAGAATTACTAGGAAAATAA
- a CDS encoding NCS2 family permease, with product MEKLFQLKEHGTTVKQEIIAGVTTFLTMAYIIFVNPSILSMTGMDKGALITVTCLASAIGTAITAFWVNAPLAMAPGMGLNAFFTFTLVLGNGATWEQALGVVFISGVIFLALTFSGLREKIIDAIPAEIRLAVGAGIGLFIAFIGMQGMGLIVSNPATVVALGKFNLNVVLGLVGFAIMGFLEMKKVKGGILIGIVATTVLGIIFGAVQLPSQIISMPPSPAPIALKLDVLGAIKPIFLGSIFSFMFVDLFDSLGTIMACAHEAEMIDEKGKIKNVSKILEADAIATVIGSLLGTSTTTTFVESASGIAVGGRTGLTALTTAVLFAISLFFSPIIGVVPAFATAPALILVGVYMFKNLLDIDFHNIEVAIPCFLIIIMMPLTYSISIGISFGFISYILVCLFGGKITHVKPIMWAIGFFSVVELMFK from the coding sequence ATGGAAAAATTGTTTCAATTAAAAGAGCACGGAACGACAGTAAAACAGGAGATAATAGCGGGGGTTACAACATTTTTAACAATGGCATATATTATATTTGTTAATCCCTCAATATTATCAATGACGGGAATGGATAAAGGTGCATTAATAACAGTAACATGTTTAGCATCAGCGATAGGAACGGCTATAACAGCATTTTGGGTAAATGCACCATTAGCTATGGCACCAGGAATGGGATTAAATGCATTTTTTACTTTTACACTTGTTTTAGGAAATGGAGCGACATGGGAACAGGCTTTAGGAGTAGTATTTATATCTGGAGTTATCTTCTTAGCGCTAACATTTTCAGGATTGAGAGAGAAAATAATTGATGCTATACCAGCTGAGATTAGGTTAGCTGTGGGAGCGGGAATAGGTTTATTTATAGCTTTTATAGGAATGCAGGGAATGGGATTAATTGTAAGCAATCCAGCAACAGTGGTGGCTTTAGGGAAATTTAATTTAAATGTTGTTTTAGGATTAGTAGGTTTTGCAATTATGGGATTCTTAGAGATGAAAAAAGTTAAGGGTGGAATTTTAATAGGAATTGTAGCTACAACAGTTTTAGGAATTATATTTGGTGCAGTTCAATTACCATCACAAATAATATCAATGCCTCCAAGTCCAGCACCAATTGCTTTAAAACTTGATGTTTTAGGAGCAATTAAGCCAATATTTTTAGGATCGATTTTTTCATTTATGTTTGTCGATTTATTTGATTCTTTAGGAACTATAATGGCTTGTGCTCATGAAGCTGAAATGATAGATGAAAAAGGTAAGATAAAAAATGTTAGTAAAATATTAGAGGCTGATGCAATAGCGACAGTAATAGGTTCTTTATTAGGAACATCAACAACTACAACATTTGTAGAGTCAGCTTCAGGAATTGCAGTTGGTGGAAGAACAGGATTAACAGCGCTAACAACAGCGGTATTATTTGCGATTTCACTATTCTTTTCTCCAATTATAGGGGTTGTACCAGCATTTGCAACGGCTCCAGCTTTAATACTTGTAGGAGTTTATATGTTTAAAAATTTATTGGATATAGATTTTCATAATATAGAAGTTGCAATACCTTGTTTCTTAATAATAATAATGATGCCATTAACTTATAGCATATCAATTGGAATTTCTTTTGGATTTATTTCTTACATATTAGTATGTTTATTTGGTGGGAAAATTACACATGTAAAGCCTATAATGTGGGCGATAGGATTTTTCTCAGTTGTAGAGTTAATGTTTAAATAA
- the brnQ gene encoding branched-chain amino acid transport system II carrier protein has product MNKKKEILILGFALFSMFFGAGNLLFPPSVGVAVGKDWFEAGLGFFLTGIGLPLLGILAFTKVGSLDEFANKVSNKFNTIYSTILILVIGPLFAIPRTGSTTFEMGVLPLFPNSNPTIIAVLTSVIFFGVTLFLVLNESSITDILGKFLTPIILLILSLITILGITSDLGTPVDSIINGNPFSYGFVSGYQTMDALASVLFGVIIIRGLEGKGVTDTNEQKSFLSNAGFIAAIGLGFIYLSLIYLGAQISSIKGLTTAQTTLTLAELTLGNIGKIAFGICVAAACLTTSVGLVALASEWFSKLFKISYKKIALGICIFSTILSVAGLDYIISLSVPVLVILYPVTIVLILLNIFGIKNHFTFKSVVAVTLIISIAEMLKVDLSFIPLANHGFPWVIPALIAFGISFTFKTEKLTLKKNA; this is encoded by the coding sequence ATGAATAAAAAGAAAGAAATTTTAATTTTAGGTTTCGCTCTATTCTCTATGTTTTTTGGAGCAGGAAATTTACTATTCCCACCTTCTGTTGGAGTAGCTGTAGGAAAGGATTGGTTTGAGGCTGGTCTAGGATTTTTTCTAACTGGAATTGGTTTACCACTACTTGGAATTCTTGCATTCACAAAAGTTGGAAGTCTAGATGAGTTTGCAAATAAAGTTTCAAATAAATTTAATACAATCTATTCTACTATATTAATATTAGTTATAGGTCCTCTATTTGCTATACCAAGAACAGGATCAACTACTTTTGAAATGGGAGTTTTACCTTTATTTCCTAATTCAAACCCTACTATTATAGCTGTGTTAACATCTGTTATTTTCTTTGGAGTAACTTTATTCTTAGTTTTAAATGAATCAAGTATAACTGATATTCTAGGTAAATTTTTAACACCTATTATCTTATTAATTCTTTCATTAATAACTATTTTAGGAATAACTAGCGATTTAGGAACGCCTGTTGACTCTATAATAAATGGAAACCCTTTCTCTTATGGATTTGTTAGTGGTTACCAGACAATGGATGCTTTAGCTTCTGTTCTATTTGGAGTTATAATTATTAGAGGACTTGAAGGAAAGGGAGTAACTGATACAAATGAACAAAAATCTTTTTTAAGTAATGCTGGATTTATTGCTGCTATTGGTCTTGGATTTATCTATTTAAGCTTAATCTATTTAGGAGCACAAATTAGTAGTATAAAAGGTCTTACAACTGCTCAAACAACATTAACTTTAGCAGAACTGACTCTTGGAAATATTGGGAAAATAGCTTTTGGAATTTGTGTTGCTGCAGCTTGTTTAACAACTTCTGTAGGATTAGTTGCTTTAGCTAGTGAATGGTTTTCAAAACTATTTAAAATATCTTATAAAAAAATAGCTCTTGGAATTTGTATTTTCTCAACAATACTTTCTGTTGCAGGATTAGACTATATAATTAGTTTATCTGTACCTGTTTTAGTAATACTTTATCCAGTTACTATCGTTCTTATTTTACTAAATATTTTTGGTATTAAAAATCACTTTACCTTTAAATCTGTTGTTGCAGTAACTTTAATAATCAGTATAGCTGAAATGTTAAAAGTAGATTTAAGCTTTATTCCTCTTGCTAACCACGGATTCCCTTGGGTTATACCAGCTTTAATAGCTTTTGGAATATCTTTTACCTTTAAAACTGAAAAACTAACTTTAAAAAAGAATGCATAA
- a CDS encoding alanine/glycine:cation symporter family protein, protein MEILKSIINGTNAILWEKNVLVVMLIGMALYASYKTKFMQIRLFGEIVKTLKGEKTTGEKISSLEAFYLGTACRVGAGNIAGVVAAISIGGPGALFWMWIVALLGASTAFVESVLSVIHREKDSNGNYRGGTPWVIKNRLKKRWLGIVYAVASVICYIGVIQVMANSVTESVVGAYKLNPTIISVILALLVAITIFGKGRKDKIVTALNKIVPVMAFMYLAVVLYVLLTNITEIPMVFGKIFSAAFGINQFAGGALGGAIMQGVRRGLFSNEAGSGNGNYAAALADVDEPVKQGMVQSLSVFVDTLVICSATAFVVLLASDSRLSELNGMVLFQEALKSHIGWIGIPFTVIILFFFSFSTILGVTFYGRNALQFISENPKVNTGYQLIVVWMVYVGGVEQNYFVWSLADFGLGLMTVINIVAIAPLINESIVYLEKYEQKLKGCAKINP, encoded by the coding sequence ATGGAAATATTGAAGTCTATAATAAATGGAACTAATGCAATTTTGTGGGAAAAAAATGTACTTGTGGTAATGCTTATTGGGATGGCTTTATATGCCAGCTATAAAACTAAATTTATGCAAATTAGATTATTTGGAGAAATAGTAAAAACTTTAAAAGGTGAAAAAACAACTGGAGAAAAAATAAGTTCTTTAGAGGCTTTTTATTTAGGAACAGCTTGTAGAGTAGGAGCAGGAAATATAGCTGGAGTTGTAGCAGCTATATCTATAGGAGGACCTGGGGCATTGTTTTGGATGTGGATAGTAGCATTATTAGGGGCCTCAACAGCATTTGTTGAATCAGTTCTATCTGTAATTCATAGGGAAAAAGACTCTAATGGAAATTATAGAGGTGGAACACCGTGGGTTATAAAAAATAGATTAAAAAAGAGATGGTTAGGAATAGTTTATGCAGTAGCTTCAGTAATATGTTATATTGGAGTTATTCAAGTTATGGCAAACTCTGTAACTGAGTCAGTAGTTGGAGCTTATAAATTAAATCCAACAATAATTTCAGTAATATTGGCATTATTAGTTGCAATAACAATTTTTGGTAAAGGAAGAAAAGATAAAATTGTAACAGCATTAAATAAAATTGTTCCTGTAATGGCTTTTATGTATTTAGCAGTTGTATTATATGTTCTTTTAACTAATATAACAGAAATACCAATGGTCTTTGGAAAAATATTCTCGGCAGCATTTGGAATAAATCAATTTGCAGGAGGAGCTTTAGGTGGAGCAATCATGCAAGGAGTAAGAAGAGGGTTGTTTTCTAATGAGGCAGGGAGTGGTAACGGGAATTACGCAGCAGCCTTAGCAGATGTAGATGAACCTGTAAAACAAGGAATGGTTCAATCATTAAGTGTTTTTGTGGATACATTAGTTATTTGCAGTGCAACAGCCTTTGTTGTGTTATTAGCAAGTGATTCTAGGTTAAGTGAGCTAAATGGAATGGTGCTATTCCAAGAAGCTTTAAAAAGTCATATTGGCTGGATAGGAATACCCTTTACAGTAATAATATTATTTTTCTTTTCTTTTAGCACGATACTGGGAGTTACTTTTTATGGAAGAAACGCATTACAATTTATTAGTGAGAATCCTAAAGTAAATACAGGTTATCAATTGATAGTTGTATGGATGGTTTATGTTGGTGGAGTTGAACAAAATTATTTTGTTTGGTCTTTAGCTGACTTTGGATTAGGATTAATGACTGTAATTAATATTGTAGCGATAGCTCCCCTAATAAACGAAAGTATTGTATATTTGGAAAAATACGAGCAAAAATTAAAGGGATGTGCTAAAATAAACCCATAA